CGTGGCTTATGCCAACGTCACGGCCATGGTCAACAAGATGATCGCCGAGGCGCAAGCCGCCAAATCGAACGAAATCAGCGACGCCAACTTCCTGAACTCCCGCCCCACCACCTCGCTCTTCGCAAAGAGCTAAGGGCGTCCGTGAAGATAGCACTACCGACTAGCGAGATTTTTCACATCCGCTTGCCTTTCGGGGTTCTTATCCGAGAGGGACGCGTGCTGCGTTCTTCAAAAAAGAAAATCGGAGGAGATTATGACGACAGTTTACTACAGCACCGTGATCGACCATTCGGCAGATCGAGTTTGGGGTGTCATCCGCGACTTCAACAGCTATCCGGTATGGGTCGAGGGCATCAACGAAAGTCACATCGAGGAGGGGAGATCGGGAGACGCAGTCGGCGCCATCCGGAATTTCGATAGTGGTAGCGCTCGCATCCGCCAACGGCTGCTGGCTCACTCGGACCTCGAACGCTTCTATACTTTCGAGTCGTGCGAGCCGCTCGGAGCGATAACTTATTACCAAGGCACAGGCCGCGTTACGCCGATCATCGACGGCGATCGCGCCTTCGTCGAATGGTCCACGGTTTTCGATTGCCCATCCGAGGAAGTGGCGAATTGCACGACGTTTTTCAGAGAAGCAACCCCGCAATGGCTGAATTCGCTGCGGGCGACGCTCGAAAGAATGTAAGGACCTGGCAGACTCAGCAATTAAAAAGGGGCGGAACCTAATGGCTCCGCCCCTTGGGGTTTCCCGGCCGCGTCCTACTCTCCCATGACGCCTACGGTCACAGTACCATCGGCGCTGGAGGGCTTAACTGCCGTGTTCGGGATGGGAACGGGTGTTTCACCTCCGCCATGACGACCGGAAACTTGATGGCTTCTCCCGTACGTCACCCAAGGTGACGGCCGAATAGAGAGCCGACATATATTTGACAACTGAAAGTTAGGGTATTTCAAACGGATCGTACGGAACCTTGCCTCTGATCGGGTCTTTGCCACGCGCATCCGTCGTAGCGATTAGTTA
The sequence above is a segment of the Candidatus Binataceae bacterium genome. Coding sequences within it:
- a CDS encoding SRPBCC family protein, encoding MTTVYYSTVIDHSADRVWGVIRDFNSYPVWVEGINESHIEEGRSGDAVGAIRNFDSGSARIRQRLLAHSDLERFYTFESCEPLGAITYYQGTGRVTPIIDGDRAFVEWSTVFDCPSEEVANCTTFFREATPQWLNSLRATLERM